A stretch of the Chanos chanos chromosome 1, fChaCha1.1, whole genome shotgun sequence genome encodes the following:
- the tcf19l gene encoding transcription factor 19 — protein sequence MLAGVQPCFQLLRIGSSSGNSNESSHSTLDSSRDLYTFRPTLAHSVFRLGRAAELCDVTLEAPNVSRVHAELHAERQVDAGGEDGWKVQVKDRSSYGTWVNDIRLQQGALWEIFDGDTLSFGGQSEQGSPEFYFLFQKVRVRPLDFDAITIPKAGSFSSDLQNRIRTSLDRKPDPSLDISKLSIKRATVILNSIGSLSKMNGSCWTFKRAEKNTDLSPVNIPTFTSLVPPSTPPPFQTVGSETSKSVPPSSKSRRKSAHTVLLEDDSSDDPGPHRADEDGKGRGRKRRRLYKSESEVFQPPLPKTEPNVRRQFDLKPKQNGSFHALVPNGKPSSLFLAMNQKREIVNMNNNNNGNTIAAATLRQQKPFSPGCRGRRRANSAPLCPPLMVGGDNYNLASPSLRLCKTERDRVQMSRFHVTTGKRRGRPRKHPPPRPSLPSPSSSSSSSSSSSSSSSSSSSEDDDEEEEGQVQGVEPCAAARCRLPQQDTVQWVQCDDCDSWYHVDCLHTARRSLLLDPNADFHCGCR from the exons ATGTTGGCCGGAGTTCAGCCGTGTTTTCAGCTGCTGAGGATTGGGTCCTCTTCGGGTAACAGTAACGAATCCAGTCATTCCACACTGGACTCCTCTCGGGATCTGTATACTTTCCGGCCTACGTTGGCTCACTCCGTATTCAGGCTGGGTCGAGCGGCGGAGCTGTGTGATGTCACCCTCGAGGCACCAAATGTCTCCCGTGTCCATGCGGAGCTGCACGCGGAGAGGCAAGTGGACGCAGGAGGAGAAGATGGATGGAAGGTTCAGGTGAAAGACCGCAGCAGCTATG GTACCTGGGTGAACGACATCCGCCTACAACAAGGTGCCTTGTGGGAGATTTTTGATGGTGATACCCTGAGCTTCGGTGGCCAGTCAGAGCAAGGCAGTCCCGAATTCTATTTCCTATTCCAGAAGGTGCGGGTTCGCCCTCTGGACTTCGACGCCATCACCATCCCCAAGGCTGGCTCCTTTTCCTCGGATTTGCAGAATAGGATCCGAACGAGTCTGGACCGGAAGCCAGATCCCAGCCTGGACATTTCCAAGCTGTCCATCAAGAGAGCCACCGTCATCCTCAACTCCATTGGCAGCCTCAGTAAAATGAACGGCAGCTGCTGGACCTTCAAGAGGGCCGAAAAAAACACCGACCTGAGCCCCGTCAACATACCCACCTTTACCTCTTTAGTCCCGCCCTCCACCCCGCCCCCTTTCCAAACTGTCGGTTCGGAAACTTCCAAGTCGGTCCCACCGTCGTCGAAAAGCCGGCGTAAGTCGGCGCACACGGTGCTTCTGGAGGACGACAGTTCAGATGACCCTGGGCCTCACAGGGCTGATGAGGACGGAAAAGGGCgggggaggaaaagaagacGTCTTTATAAATCTGAGTCTGAGGTGTTCCAGCCCCCGCTGCCAAAGACCGAACCGAATGTGAGGCGGCAGTTCGACCTGAAGCCCAAGCAGAACGGAAGTTTCCACGCTCTCGTACCCAACGGCAAACCCAGCAGTCTGTTTCTCGCCATGAACCAAAAACGTGAGATTGTTAacatgaataataataacaatggcAACACCATCGCTGCAGCCACCCTCCGCCAGCAGAAGCCGTTTTCTCCAGGGTGTCGAGGCAGACGAAGGGCCAACAGCGCTCCACTGTGTCCCCCTCTCATGGTGGGCGGTGACAACTACAACCTGGCCTCTCCGTCTCTCCGGCTCTgtaagacggagagagacagggtacAGATGTCACGTTTTCACGTCACCACAGG GAAGCGTCGCGGCCGCCCCCGAAAGCATCCTCCCCCTcgtccctccctcccctctccttcctcatcctcctcctcctccagctcatcttcatcatcatcatcttcttcttcgtctgaggatgatgatgaagaagaggaagggcAGGTTCAGGGTGTGGAGCCGTGCGCTGCAGCTCGTTGTCGGTTGCCCCAGCAGGACACAGTGCAGTGGGTACAGTGTGACGACTGCGATTCTTGGTACCACGTGGACTGCCTGCACACTGCCCGACGCTCGCTTTTACTCGACCCGAACGCCGATTTCCACTGCGGCTGCCGCTGA